The Salinicoccus roseus genome window below encodes:
- a CDS encoding patatin-like phospholipase family protein codes for MTDTGLVLEGGGMRGLYTAGVLEYFMSRELYFPYVIGVSAGACMGASYLARQRGRNRRVNLDYIDDKRYISLSNYLRRRELFGMDFIFDEIPNTLVPFDTGTLLGNPEEFVIVTTDCETGEPAYYRKQDYDAESLPTLLRASSSLPFVASSVHYRGRQLLDGGISDPIPIRKAESDGFPKNVVILTKPRGYFKKPSRMTKIIKYRDHPIINEKLGVRYRHYNETLYDVSKRERDGNAFVISPSRSLKVGRTERSREKLEALYELGWNDAKAQFEALQAFLEQPAGQPMTN; via the coding sequence ATGACAGACACAGGACTGGTGCTTGAAGGCGGCGGCATGCGGGGTCTATATACCGCTGGTGTGCTAGAATACTTCATGAGCCGGGAACTCTACTTTCCATATGTCATCGGTGTATCTGCAGGTGCCTGCATGGGTGCATCCTACCTGGCCAGGCAGCGTGGACGCAACAGACGCGTCAACTTGGACTATATCGATGACAAGCGCTACATCTCCCTCTCCAACTATCTCCGCAGACGCGAGCTCTTCGGCATGGATTTCATCTTCGATGAGATTCCGAACACCCTCGTTCCATTCGATACCGGGACGCTGCTCGGAAATCCAGAAGAGTTCGTCATCGTCACGACGGACTGTGAGACCGGTGAACCGGCCTACTATAGGAAGCAGGACTATGATGCAGAGTCGCTTCCGACACTGCTCAGGGCTTCAAGTTCGCTTCCATTCGTGGCTTCGAGTGTCCACTACCGTGGCCGGCAATTGCTCGATGGAGGCATCTCCGACCCGATTCCGATCAGGAAAGCGGAATCGGACGGCTTCCCGAAAAATGTCGTCATCCTCACAAAGCCCCGAGGCTACTTCAAGAAACCGAGCCGGATGACGAAGATCATCAAATACAGGGACCATCCCATCATCAACGAAAAGCTCGGCGTCCGATACAGACACTACAATGAAACCCTCTATGACGTCTCCAAACGTGAACGCGACGGCAATGCATTCGTCATCAGCCCGAGCAGGAGCCTCAAGGTCGGCCGGACCGAGCGCAGCAGGGAAAAGCTCGAAGCCCTATATGAACTCGGCTGGAATGACGCGAAGGCACAGTTCGAAGCGCTGCAGGCATTTCTCGAACAGCCGGCCGGGCAGCCGATGACAAATTGA
- a CDS encoding LytTR family DNA-binding domain-containing protein: protein MSIHQEGEMGMSEDYRVELTLDEELDENHIVIQCRSQTLGARILSHLNSLASDRRRLVVKQAEEYVMVQKSEIIFAEVYGKELTLYTQEEALKTSKTLSSLMGELSKEKFVQVSKSSVLNMEMIQRVEPSFSGNLVARMANGMKVSISRRYVPQLKSMLGI from the coding sequence ATGAGCATTCACCAAGAAGGAGAGATGGGAATGAGTGAGGACTACAGGGTCGAGTTGACGTTGGATGAAGAACTGGATGAGAATCACATCGTCATTCAATGCCGGTCTCAAACGCTCGGGGCAAGGATATTGTCGCACCTGAACAGTTTGGCCAGTGACAGGAGGAGATTAGTGGTGAAACAGGCGGAGGAGTATGTGATGGTACAAAAATCGGAGATCATATTTGCTGAAGTGTATGGGAAAGAGCTGACATTGTACACGCAGGAGGAAGCACTGAAAACCTCGAAAACCCTCTCTTCACTGATGGGGGAACTATCGAAAGAAAAGTTCGTGCAAGTATCCAAATCCTCGGTGTTGAACATGGAGATGATCCAGCGGGTCGAGCCTTCTTTTTCCGGGAACCTGGTTGCAAGGATGGCGAATGGTATGAAGGTGAGCATCTCAAGGAGATACGTACCCCAGTTGAAAAGCATGCTTGGAATATAG
- a CDS encoding quaternary amine ABC transporter ATP-binding protein, with protein sequence MSVIEVSNMTKVFGQYDDKVKNLLEEGKSKTEILSETGSTVAVKSVDFSIDEGEVFVVMGLSGSGKSTLIRLINRLIEPSTGTITIHGQNVSEMGKEELREFRRKNFSMVFQNFALFPFKTVLENAAFGLEVKDVPKSERLEKAQSALSLVGLDGYEHQYPSQLSGGMQQRVGLARALANDTDILLMDEAFSALDPLIRKEMQQELVHIQKDMKKTIIFITHDLDEALNIGDKIALMKDGEIAQIGTPVDIITSPADDYVRSFVKDINHAKVLRIKHLMDTTGDAAAYSPEDAIESHELLTESFNYFKEGAEVIAVKEDDKVVGTLSSRAVYKVLAEGSGVGADD encoded by the coding sequence TTGAGTGTAATTGAAGTATCAAATATGACCAAAGTGTTTGGACAATATGATGACAAAGTAAAGAACCTGCTTGAGGAAGGAAAGTCCAAGACAGAGATACTGTCAGAAACAGGCTCGACGGTGGCTGTAAAATCAGTGGATTTCTCGATCGATGAAGGGGAAGTCTTCGTCGTCATGGGACTCTCCGGAAGTGGGAAATCCACGCTCATCAGATTGATCAACCGTTTGATAGAGCCCTCCACAGGAACCATCACCATACATGGTCAGAATGTATCGGAAATGGGCAAAGAGGAATTGAGGGAATTCAGGAGAAAGAATTTCAGCATGGTCTTCCAGAATTTCGCACTCTTTCCCTTCAAGACTGTACTGGAAAATGCGGCATTCGGGCTGGAAGTCAAGGATGTTCCGAAATCGGAGCGTCTTGAAAAAGCACAGTCGGCACTTTCACTGGTCGGCCTCGACGGATACGAGCATCAATATCCTTCACAATTATCAGGGGGGATGCAGCAGCGTGTCGGTCTTGCCCGTGCGCTTGCGAATGACACGGACATCCTCTTGATGGATGAAGCCTTTTCAGCATTGGATCCCCTGATCAGAAAAGAAATGCAGCAGGAGCTCGTACATATACAGAAGGATATGAAGAAGACGATCATCTTCATCACCCACGACCTGGACGAAGCACTCAACATCGGGGACAAGATCGCTCTGATGAAGGATGGGGAAATCGCCCAGATCGGTACACCGGTGGATATCATCACATCGCCGGCGGATGATTACGTCAGGTCCTTCGTCAAGGACATAAATCATGCGAAAGTATTGCGGATCAAGCATCTGATGGATACGACGGGCGATGCTGCTGCATACAGCCCTGAAGATGCGATAGAATCCCACGAACTGCTTACTGAATCCTTCAATTACTTCAAAGAGGGTGCAGAAGTCATTGCAGTTAAAGAGGATGATAAGGTCGTCGGCACTTTAAGTTCCCGTGCCGTCTACAAAGTATTGGCTGAAGGAAGTGGGGTGGGAGCTGATGATTGA
- a CDS encoding glucose 1-dehydrogenase, protein MRGLSKKVAIITGGARGMGESHVRRFIEEGAKVVFTDINTSAGEALAEELGENAVFVEHDVTDADGWKTVVDQAESAFGPVNVLVNNAGISMSKTIFEMTEAEYRKIIDINQVSVFLGIKAVLPSMQKAEGGSIVNISSMNGIVGGAPGYTDSKFAVRGLTKAAAIQLGGLGIRVNSVHPGVIETPMVSEGDAVEQIREFAKQIPMKRTAQSEEVTNMVAFLASDEASYSTGSEFIIDGGLTAM, encoded by the coding sequence ATGAGAGGATTATCAAAAAAAGTCGCCATCATTACAGGTGGTGCGCGGGGCATGGGGGAATCCCACGTCCGCAGATTTATTGAAGAGGGTGCAAAAGTGGTGTTTACGGACATCAATACTTCAGCCGGGGAGGCACTTGCTGAAGAGCTTGGTGAAAATGCGGTATTCGTCGAGCACGATGTGACGGATGCAGACGGCTGGAAGACGGTCGTCGACCAGGCTGAGTCTGCTTTCGGACCGGTCAATGTGCTGGTCAACAACGCAGGCATCAGCATGAGCAAAACAATTTTTGAAATGACCGAAGCGGAATACAGGAAGATCATCGACATCAATCAGGTCTCCGTCTTCCTTGGAATAAAGGCTGTCCTGCCATCCATGCAGAAGGCGGAAGGTGGATCCATCGTGAACATCTCGTCCATGAATGGCATCGTCGGAGGTGCACCGGGCTATACCGACTCCAAATTCGCAGTCAGGGGGCTGACGAAAGCTGCGGCCATCCAGCTCGGCGGACTTGGCATCCGGGTCAATTCCGTCCATCCCGGTGTCATCGAAACACCGATGGTGTCAGAAGGCGATGCCGTCGAACAGATCCGGGAATTCGCCAAGCAGATTCCGATGAAGCGTACAGCGCAGTCGGAAGAGGTGACGAATATGGTGGCATTCCTCGCCAGTGATGAGGCCAGCTATTCCACCGGTTCCGAGTTCATCATCGATGGCGGTCTAACTGCAATGTAG
- the arr gene encoding NAD(+)--rifampin ADP-ribosyltransferase, which produces MTEKMQDKGPFFHGTKGELALGDMLSPGFGSNFRSRGLNHIYFTATLDAAKWGAELAQGEGAERIYIVEPTGPYENDPNLTDKRFPGNPTRSYRSKSPLKVVAELGRWERHSEAEIDRMHEGLSKLREAGKDIIED; this is translated from the coding sequence ATGACGGAGAAAATGCAAGATAAGGGACCGTTCTTCCATGGTACAAAAGGTGAGCTGGCCCTCGGGGACATGCTGAGTCCGGGCTTTGGATCGAACTTCAGGAGCAGGGGACTGAACCATATCTATTTCACTGCCACGCTGGATGCCGCCAAGTGGGGTGCAGAGCTTGCACAGGGCGAGGGTGCGGAAAGGATATATATCGTCGAACCGACCGGCCCATATGAGAATGACCCGAACCTTACGGATAAGCGTTTCCCCGGGAATCCCACCCGGTCCTACCGCTCGAAGTCGCCGCTTAAGGTTGTGGCGGAGCTGGGCCGTTGGGAACGGCACAGTGAAGCGGAGATCGACAGGATGCACGAAGGGCTTTCAAAACTCCGCGAAGCGGGAAAGGATATCATTGAAGACTGA
- a CDS encoding heavy-metal-associated domain-containing protein, with protein sequence MKTNLKTETFTCPSCIKKIEGTLNRSDGVDTAKVLFNSSKVKVEHDENKISPDEIRGLIEKLGYEVESVKSS encoded by the coding sequence ATGAAGACGAATCTGAAGACGGAAACATTCACCTGCCCGAGCTGCATCAAGAAGATTGAAGGCACATTGAATAGGAGTGATGGTGTGGACACGGCGAAGGTGCTGTTCAACTCCAGCAAAGTCAAAGTGGAACACGACGAGAACAAGATCAGCCCTGATGAAATCAGGGGACTCATCGAAAAACTCGGCTACGAAGTCGAAAGCGTCAAATCGAGCTAA
- a CDS encoding M20/M25/M40 family metallo-hydrolase — translation MDFRRVIEANRESYMDELFEVLNQKSISAQNDGIRECAELMMEKLKSSGIGHVELMETEIHPVVYGEYHVSDDAPTILIYGHYDVQPPDPIGEWESPPFEPTIRDGRIYARGAGDNKGQIMAQIMAIRTYLEAEGELPVNVKFLIEGEEEIGSVNLDSFVAQHREKLEADLVYTSDGPMLPNGHPYVLLGVRGMLYVELEAREADFDNHSGNKGNIVPNPAWKLMDLLRTMRDADGQVLIEGFHDTVKAPTEREMELIEKLPFDLEEVRRNVGHTGIEMTKAEYYRKLCFEPTFNISGFTSGYGGEGAKTIIPKDAKVKIDMRLIMDQDPDVIFELIRDHVTRHAPDVSVKKLGQMSPSRSSVDLPFIEPIRKAAEASFGKEAFIQPSMGGSLPDAVWTKVLGTPSVVVPYANVDEANHSPNENLVVEHFYSGIETTCRVIAEMKHIKL, via the coding sequence ATGGATTTCAGAAGGGTGATTGAAGCAAATAGGGAAAGCTACATGGATGAACTTTTCGAAGTGCTGAATCAGAAGAGCATCAGTGCACAGAACGATGGCATCAGAGAGTGCGCTGAATTGATGATGGAGAAGCTGAAGAGTTCCGGCATCGGACATGTGGAACTGATGGAGACGGAGATACACCCCGTCGTCTATGGGGAGTACCATGTGTCAGATGATGCACCGACGATACTGATCTATGGGCACTATGACGTCCAACCGCCGGACCCGATCGGAGAATGGGAAAGCCCGCCCTTTGAGCCGACAATCCGTGACGGCAGGATATATGCACGCGGTGCCGGGGACAACAAGGGCCAGATCATGGCACAGATCATGGCCATCCGGACCTATCTTGAAGCGGAAGGCGAACTGCCGGTGAATGTAAAGTTCCTCATTGAAGGCGAGGAGGAGATCGGCAGTGTGAACCTTGATTCATTCGTGGCACAGCATAGGGAGAAGCTTGAAGCGGATCTCGTCTATACTTCCGATGGCCCGATGCTGCCGAATGGCCATCCCTATGTGCTCCTCGGCGTGAGGGGGATGCTGTATGTAGAGCTTGAGGCGCGTGAAGCGGACTTCGACAACCATTCCGGGAATAAAGGGAACATCGTACCGAACCCTGCATGGAAACTGATGGATCTCCTCCGTACGATGCGTGATGCGGATGGTCAGGTGCTGATCGAAGGATTCCACGACACCGTGAAGGCACCGACTGAACGCGAGATGGAACTGATTGAAAAGCTCCCATTCGACCTGGAAGAAGTGCGGCGGAACGTTGGACACACGGGCATCGAAATGACGAAGGCGGAGTACTATAGGAAGCTGTGCTTCGAGCCGACCTTCAACATCTCGGGCTTCACCAGCGGCTATGGCGGGGAAGGGGCGAAGACGATCATCCCTAAGGATGCCAAGGTGAAGATTGATATGCGCCTCATCATGGACCAGGATCCGGATGTCATTTTCGAACTGATCCGGGACCATGTCACGCGGCATGCGCCGGATGTCTCGGTGAAGAAGCTTGGACAGATGTCACCTTCCAGATCATCCGTAGACCTTCCATTCATCGAACCGATACGGAAGGCTGCCGAAGCGTCATTCGGGAAGGAGGCCTTCATCCAGCCGAGCATGGGCGGCAGCCTGCCTGATGCCGTATGGACGAAGGTGCTCGGAACCCCGTCGGTCGTCGTCCCATATGCGAATGTCGACGAGGCGAACCATTCACCGAATGAGAATCTGGTGGTCGAGCATTTCTACAGCGGGATTGAGACGACATGCCGGGTGATTGCTGAAATGAAGCACATCAAACTTTAA
- a CDS encoding ABC transporter permease → MENLMPNFPVDDWVSDFVSWLTDTFQFIFDPIEVGLSSVMNFIIDILTAIPPVIFILAVMVLTFFFMKRTITAPILVALGLLFIYDQELWANMLSTLTLVLISALISVVLGVPLGILMSRNDRFEAVMKPILDFMQTMPAFVYLIPAVAFFGIGMVPGVFASFIFSAPPTIRLTNLGIRQIDPELTEASDAFGTTAMQKLLKVQMPLAQPTIMQGINQTIMLALSMVVIASMIGAPGLGRDVLSALQRADVGTGFVAGLSIVILAIIIDRFTQARSAK, encoded by the coding sequence ATTGAGAACTTGATGCCTAATTTCCCGGTGGATGATTGGGTTTCGGATTTCGTTTCCTGGCTGACGGATACATTCCAGTTCATATTCGATCCGATCGAGGTTGGACTCAGTTCCGTGATGAATTTCATCATCGACATACTGACGGCGATTCCTCCAGTCATATTCATACTCGCTGTAATGGTGCTTACCTTCTTCTTCATGAAGCGGACGATTACTGCACCCATACTTGTCGCTCTCGGTCTTCTGTTCATATATGACCAGGAACTCTGGGCCAACATGCTGAGCACATTGACACTGGTTCTGATCAGTGCGCTGATTTCAGTAGTACTCGGGGTTCCGCTTGGGATATTGATGTCCCGGAACGATCGTTTTGAAGCGGTCATGAAGCCTATTCTGGACTTTATGCAGACAATGCCTGCATTCGTATACCTGATACCTGCAGTTGCATTCTTCGGTATCGGCATGGTGCCGGGCGTGTTCGCTTCATTCATCTTCTCTGCACCGCCGACAATCAGATTGACGAACTTGGGCATCCGGCAGATCGACCCTGAATTGACTGAAGCAAGTGATGCATTCGGAACGACAGCGATGCAGAAGCTGTTGAAGGTTCAAATGCCGCTCGCCCAGCCTACTATAATGCAGGGGATAAACCAGACGATCATGCTTGCACTATCCATGGTGGTCATCGCCTCCATGATCGGGGCTCCAGGACTTGGAAGGGATGTATTGAGTGCACTACAGCGTGCAGACGTCGGTACCGGATTCGTTGCCGGACTCAGCATCGTCATCCTGGCCATCATCATTGACCGTTTCACCCAGGCACGAAGTGCCAAATGA
- a CDS encoding glycine betaine ABC transporter substrate-binding protein, with protein MKSFKSLMTVGISSIIFLAACGNDGAEDESAGNGESGNYSEEMEYTITGIEPGAGITESAHNTLEAYDNLEGWELQESSTAGMMAELQDAIENEDPIVVTGWTPHHKFIQYDLKMLDDPKAEMGEVESVHTLTRLGLEEDMPNAYQLLDNFNWEIEDLEQVMFDAEESDFETAAASWLEDNQDKVDEWTEGVEEVDGKEIELASMPWESEKAAAAVIEQVFIDLGYDIAVTEVDPAILFESIASGSADATISPWLPSTQGHLYEDYEGEFVDLGENLVGAQNGFVVPEYMDIDSIEDLEPKE; from the coding sequence ATGAAATCATTTAAGAGCCTTATGACGGTCGGCATTTCATCGATTATTTTCCTTGCTGCATGCGGCAATGATGGAGCTGAGGATGAGTCGGCAGGGAATGGGGAAAGTGGAAATTACAGTGAAGAAATGGAGTATACCATTACTGGCATTGAACCGGGTGCAGGGATAACTGAATCGGCCCATAACACACTCGAGGCATACGATAACCTTGAGGGATGGGAACTTCAGGAAAGCTCGACCGCCGGCATGATGGCCGAGCTTCAGGATGCCATCGAAAACGAGGATCCGATTGTCGTTACGGGATGGACGCCGCACCATAAATTCATCCAATACGATCTGAAGATGCTCGATGATCCGAAGGCTGAAATGGGGGAAGTGGAATCAGTACATACGCTCACACGCCTCGGCCTTGAGGAGGATATGCCGAATGCATATCAGCTGCTTGATAACTTCAACTGGGAAATTGAAGACTTGGAACAGGTCATGTTTGATGCAGAGGAATCCGACTTTGAAACTGCAGCGGCTTCATGGCTGGAGGATAATCAGGATAAGGTAGATGAGTGGACTGAAGGTGTCGAGGAAGTCGATGGCAAGGAAATCGAACTTGCTTCAATGCCTTGGGAATCAGAAAAAGCTGCAGCAGCAGTCATCGAACAGGTATTCATCGACCTGGGATATGATATAGCAGTAACGGAAGTCGACCCTGCGATACTGTTTGAAAGCATCGCGAGCGGCAGCGCAGACGCCACGATTTCACCATGGCTGCCTTCAACTCAAGGCCACCTTTATGAAGACTACGAAGGTGAATTTGTCGACCTGGGTGAAAACTTGGTCGGTGCCCAGAACGGGTTCGTAGTGCCTGAATACATGGATATCGATTCCATTGAAGATCTGGAACCGAAGGAATAG
- a CDS encoding DUF3021 family protein gives MTILNLMRFIMRALMIGSFIYSVNIAFGHASQGSTEVISVWIASAAIGAVSVLYTLNVPEMICVSAQVAVGLIGFTAAAVFNGWIGMSTGEMIGFALVTFVLMMIIIGVQYIFAILDSKKINERLDRSE, from the coding sequence ATGACAATTTTAAATCTCATGAGATTTATCATGCGGGCGCTCATGATCGGAAGCTTCATCTACAGCGTCAATATTGCTTTCGGTCACGCATCACAAGGTAGTACAGAAGTAATCAGCGTGTGGATCGCTTCAGCTGCGATCGGCGCAGTCTCAGTGCTCTACACATTGAATGTTCCTGAAATGATTTGCGTATCGGCACAGGTGGCAGTCGGGCTGATCGGATTTACAGCAGCGGCGGTCTTCAATGGATGGATCGGAATGTCGACGGGTGAAATGATCGGATTTGCTTTGGTGACATTTGTTCTGATGATGATCATCATCGGGGTTCAATATATCTTTGCAATCCTTGATTCGAAGAAGATCAATGAGAGGCTGGACCGGAGCGAGTGA
- a CDS encoding glycine betaine ABC transporter substrate-binding protein: MKKIYLLLLASMTAIVLAACGGGGEEEQTEEAGNGEGGSELGQETIEIPYVEWDSEIASTHVIQKVLETEGYDVEITPLDNAVMWQSVASGDTDAMVSAWVPLTHGDLYDEHESSLDDLGPNLEGAKIGLVVPEDFPVDSIADLSDEAGQQVTGIEPGAGVVQAAEDAVETYDNLEGWEVQTSSSGAMATELGQAIDNGEEIIVTGWTPHWKFQTYDLKYLEDPEGVFGEAETINTLAREGLEEDAPRAYEILDNFYWETGDMEEVMLEIEDGADPSEAAQNWIDENQDTIDEWLQASE; this comes from the coding sequence ATGAAGAAAATCTATTTGTTGCTCCTCGCTTCAATGACGGCAATTGTACTTGCTGCATGTGGCGGAGGCGGCGAAGAAGAGCAGACCGAAGAAGCCGGCAACGGTGAAGGCGGCTCTGAACTCGGACAGGAAACCATCGAAATCCCTTATGTTGAGTGGGATTCCGAAATCGCATCTACGCACGTGATCCAAAAGGTTCTTGAAACTGAAGGGTACGACGTGGAGATCACTCCGCTGGATAACGCAGTAATGTGGCAGTCCGTCGCATCAGGAGACACTGATGCAATGGTTTCAGCTTGGGTGCCACTGACTCACGGAGATTTGTACGATGAGCATGAGTCAAGCCTGGACGATCTGGGTCCAAACCTTGAAGGTGCAAAAATTGGCCTTGTCGTCCCTGAAGATTTCCCTGTAGATTCCATCGCAGACCTGTCCGATGAAGCTGGTCAGCAGGTCACTGGCATCGAACCGGGAGCCGGTGTCGTACAGGCAGCAGAAGACGCAGTCGAAACATACGATAACCTTGAAGGATGGGAAGTCCAGACTTCCTCTTCAGGAGCGATGGCAACTGAACTGGGTCAAGCAATTGACAATGGTGAAGAAATCATCGTGACTGGATGGACGCCACACTGGAAGTTCCAGACATATGACCTCAAATACCTCGAAGACCCGGAAGGTGTATTCGGCGAAGCTGAAACAATCAACACCTTGGCACGTGAAGGATTGGAAGAAGATGCACCACGCGCCTATGAAATTTTGGATAATTTCTATTGGGAAACTGGAGATATGGAAGAAGTAATGCTGGAAATCGAAGATGGTGCTGATCCATCAGAAGCTGCTCAAAATTGGATTGATGAGAATCAGGACACAATCGATGAGTGGCTGCAGGCAAGTGAATAA
- a CDS encoding DUF2207 domain-containing protein, with product MKYILGIWVTFAAVLMLSMDAEANEITNMHMEVEINPDGSVTVTETREADMTEGTENYMVFDDDDMNGVEVTDFSVEGFTEEEDWDMDAGLEEKAGRYGMIDTDDGTELVWGIGDYGEQTYVVNYTLENAVRNLEDGQSLYWNFDTFTELPTDNFIMDVTSDVPLNDEDIRYWGFGFEGDIVAVEDGIRWTAGETLTSGNDVVLLMHFPEGTFNTDATDDGTLEEEAAAAMDGSIYDDGSLSGGTIAAITGAFGAAIAAIITFFTKYSRRQTKGGHVDSAHHIKRRNKGHETKRPPEIDDYAALSYIFNHLHMSYFEDIFQAYLMKWMDEGRITIEIDRKDGQKLDEGRPQIIIHDYQKLIKGYSYSFKEVSEQLEENDLEGSYEPLLWRMMLDTADEGVIGEKALRKWSKQHAKEVGTVADEIVEYSKRWLEAHGYFKFEKDKVWGITVPIEAPTEKGNQLLDQLSQYKNYLKEDYRRIYEDDDTYRTHIIWSLLVGEGDDVRKHLSKLTPDEGNQTAYPVMIHYYFGSHLTAQSWSKGLGQGGFSSVNSSAASGSGGSTGMGGGAGAGGGGGGGAR from the coding sequence ATGAAATACATTCTGGGAATTTGGGTTACTTTCGCAGCCGTCCTGATGCTCAGTATGGACGCTGAGGCGAACGAAATCACCAATATGCATATGGAAGTGGAGATCAATCCGGACGGTTCGGTGACAGTGACGGAGACGCGGGAGGCCGATATGACGGAGGGCACGGAAAATTATATGGTGTTCGATGATGATGATATGAACGGCGTCGAAGTCACCGATTTCTCCGTCGAAGGCTTTACGGAAGAAGAGGACTGGGATATGGATGCAGGCCTCGAAGAGAAGGCGGGCCGGTACGGTATGATCGATACCGATGACGGGACAGAGCTCGTCTGGGGGATCGGCGACTACGGTGAACAGACGTATGTCGTGAACTACACCCTGGAGAATGCGGTGCGCAATCTGGAGGACGGCCAGTCACTCTACTGGAACTTCGATACATTCACCGAGCTGCCGACGGATAATTTCATAATGGATGTGACATCGGATGTCCCGCTCAATGATGAAGACATCCGTTATTGGGGTTTCGGCTTTGAAGGGGACATCGTTGCGGTCGAGGACGGCATCCGCTGGACTGCCGGAGAGACATTGACGAGCGGCAATGATGTCGTGCTGCTGATGCATTTTCCTGAAGGAACGTTCAATACGGACGCAACGGATGACGGGACACTCGAAGAGGAGGCGGCAGCGGCCATGGACGGCTCAATCTACGATGACGGCAGCCTCAGCGGCGGGACCATCGCCGCAATCACCGGTGCGTTCGGTGCTGCAATCGCAGCCATCATCACCTTCTTCACAAAGTACTCCAGACGACAGACGAAGGGCGGACATGTGGATTCAGCCCACCACATCAAGCGGAGGAATAAAGGGCATGAGACAAAAAGACCCCCTGAAATCGATGATTACGCAGCCCTCTCCTATATATTCAACCATCTGCATATGAGCTACTTTGAAGATATATTCCAGGCATACTTGATGAAATGGATGGATGAAGGCAGAATCACGATTGAAATCGATCGGAAGGACGGCCAGAAGCTTGATGAAGGGAGGCCGCAAATCATCATACATGACTATCAGAAACTGATAAAAGGGTACTCCTACTCCTTCAAGGAAGTGAGTGAACAACTGGAGGAGAATGATCTCGAAGGCAGCTATGAACCGCTGTTATGGAGGATGATGCTCGATACTGCGGATGAAGGTGTCATCGGGGAAAAGGCATTGAGGAAATGGTCGAAGCAGCATGCGAAGGAAGTCGGCACGGTCGCCGATGAAATCGTGGAGTATTCAAAGCGCTGGCTCGAGGCGCATGGCTATTTCAAGTTTGAAAAAGATAAAGTGTGGGGGATTACGGTACCGATAGAGGCGCCGACTGAAAAAGGGAATCAGCTGCTTGATCAGCTCTCCCAATATAAAAATTATCTGAAGGAGGATTACCGCCGGATTTATGAAGATGATGACACCTACAGGACCCATATCATCTGGAGCCTGCTTGTCGGCGAAGGCGATGACGTCAGGAAGCACCTCTCCAAACTGACGCCGGATGAAGGGAATCAGACAGCATATCCAGTGATGATCCATTACTACTTCGGTTCGCATCTGACAGCGCAAAGCTGGTCGAAAGGCCTTGGTCAGGGCGGATTCAGTTCCGTCAACTCTTCCGCCGCGTCAGGCAGCGGAGGATCGACCGGGATGGGCGGCGGCGCTGGTGCCGGCGGCGGTGGCGGCGGTGGTGCCCGCTAG
- a CDS encoding TetR/AcrR family transcriptional regulator, translated as MSKQQSNREKRYQTIIDSAERLFTKNSWETVQMQHIADAAGIGVATLFRYFPKKELVIIAVAEQLLSRELGFFHAIQEKKLSGFEKIEAIFHQYNRLKTPDVIDEAKFIDRFDANIGDIEDYETAAAKYFEIRKEIALIVKNIVQEGQADGSLPQGASMMDEIMTMINNFGLFARKLALMNDILELEATPDAKQQLSIIHDMYMVRLRS; from the coding sequence ATGTCAAAACAGCAGAGCAACAGGGAGAAGCGGTATCAAACCATAATCGACTCGGCAGAACGGCTGTTCACAAAAAACAGTTGGGAGACTGTACAGATGCAGCACATTGCTGACGCGGCCGGTATTGGAGTCGCCACACTCTTCAGGTACTTTCCGAAGAAGGAACTTGTCATCATCGCAGTTGCAGAGCAACTCCTCTCACGCGAACTCGGATTCTTCCATGCTATACAGGAAAAGAAGCTGTCGGGCTTTGAAAAGATCGAGGCAATTTTTCATCAATACAACCGTCTGAAGACACCCGATGTCATAGATGAAGCAAAGTTCATCGACAGGTTCGACGCCAACATCGGTGACATCGAGGATTATGAGACTGCCGCCGCCAAATATTTTGAAATCCGTAAAGAGATCGCCCTCATCGTCAAAAATATCGTACAGGAGGGCCAGGCAGACGGTTCACTGCCACAAGGGGCATCGATGATGGATGAAATCATGACCATGATCAACAATTTCGGCCTGTTTGCAAGAAAGCTTGCATTGATGAACGATATCCTCGAACTCGAGGCCACCCCCGATGCCAAGCAGCAGCTGTCGATCATCCATGACATGTACATGGTACGTCTCAGGAGCTGA